CCTGGCAAGGCCTTTTATTTAATTAGCTTATAGTCAAAGAGTTCAACTCCTGGGGCAAGGCTTAGGTTTTTATAGCCAAGTGCAGCTAGTTTTTTAACAGCCATCTTAGATCTGCCATTTGTCCTGCAATGGATTATGAGTTTTTCATCTTTTCCAAGGTCAAAGTCATTTTCCAAAATTTTATCAAGTGGAATGTTTATGGCATTTTTGATGTGGCCATTTTTATATTCTTCTTCAGTTCTTACGTCGATAATTTTATATGTTGGGTCAAGTTTTAATAAGTCGTCGCCTGAAATTGCTTTAATATCCATACTTATCTCCTTTTCATCACTATACCATAAATTTATATTATTTTGTTTAAAAACTGACACTTTATGGTAAATAAATATAGAGGTGAATTATGAAAATTTTAATTACAGGATTTGATGCCTTTGGCGGAGAAAAAATAAACCCAGCAAGTCTAATTTTAAATAAGCTCGGAGATGAAATTGATGGTCACAGGTTAGAAAAACTCTTTCTTCCTACTAAGTTTGTTGGAAGTGCAGATATACTTGAAAAGAAAATAATCAAGACAAGGCCAGATATAATCATTTCTCTTGGTCAAGCAGGCGGGAGGACTGATATTACAGCAGAAAGGGTGGCTATAAATATAGCAGATGCTTCGATTGCTGATAACGATGGGAAGATGCCTATTGATGAAAAAATAAGATGGGATGGAGAAAATGCCTATTTTTCGACACTGCCAATTAAGGCAATAGTTGAAAATCTTAGAAAAGAAGAAATTCCTGCTTCAGTTTCAAACTCAGCTGGTACCTATGTTTGCAATTTCATCATGTATAACGACTTGTATTTTGCCGATAAATACAAAAATATATCAGCAGGCTTTATCCATGTCCCATATTTGCCAGCCCAGGTTTTAGATAAGAGGGGTATGGGATCTATGAGTCTTGAAAATATGGTCAAGGCTGTAGAAATTATTATAAAAACATCGATAGCATACAAGGGCAAGGAAGACTTGGCCAAAGCAGAAGGGAGGATATGCTAATGAACAAAATAATAATTATTTTATTAATTTTACTCATTCCACAAATTTATTATTTGATTAAGGAAATTCGTTATAAGTCACTTGATATGACAAAGAAGTTTTTTAGGAGGCAGACTGTAAAAAAAGATGGATTTTATGAGGAAGCCTACCTTACAAATACCGATGGTTTTGACTCTTTTGTAAGGATATTAAGTTGTGAAAATCCCAAGGCTATTGTTCAACTAATCCACGGTGTGGCAGAACATTCGGGAAATTATTTAGATTTTGCAAACTTTTTAAATAAAAATGGATACATAGTTGTAATAGGCGATCACAGGGGCCACGGCAAATCAATTTCAACTACCTATCCAAATGGCTATATGAAAAGGGCAGAAGAGATCGTGGACGATGAGATAATGGTTGCAAAATACATGAAAAAAGAATATCCAGGCCTTAAATATTATATGTTGGGCCATTCAATGGGATCTATGCTTGCTAGATTATTTATAAGGAAAAACGATGATTTAATAGACAAACTTATTTTAACTGGAACTGTGCCAACAAATCCTCTATCAGCCTTTGCCTTATTTTTCTTTAATATAGGATGTTTTTACTTTGGAGATAAGGGAGAAAGCAGGTTGATCGATGCCCTTGTTGGGGCAAAGGGTTTAGAATTTATATCTTATGATGGGGAAAATATAGAAATAAAAGCTAATGACCCACTTAGGATTTTTAAGTTTAAGACTGGTTATTCAAGGGTCTTAGTAGAGATTAATAAAAAATTAGGCCAAAAATCCACATATAAATGTAAAAATAAGGATTTGGAAATTTATAATATGGTTGGCGAAGATGACATTATAACCAAGGGAGATAAGGGAATTAAGTCCAGTCTAGATTTTTTAAAATCAATTGGTTATAAAAATATCCAAAATAAGGTCTATAAAAATATGAAACACGAAATTCTAAATGAAACCGACAAAAAAATGGTCTATGAGGATATATTGAATTTTTTTGAAGGTAAATAATTAAAGATTTTAATGTAACTTTACAATAAAATATTTTGTTATAAAAGTAACTTATGTTATAATAGTACTAATAAATATAAAGGAGCAGTCATGAAAAAAACAAAAAAAGTTCTAGCCTTAGCGCTATTAGCAAGTTTATCAGCAAATAGCCTAGCATTTGTAAATCCTCAAAGTGAAAATGTAGCTTATGCGAGCCAAAAGCTTGATTTTGGTATTTCTACAAAAAATTTTGAAAGTAAGGCTATCACCTTAAATTTAAAACAAGATGAGGAAAATAAATCTCAAGCACTTGCAGCAATTAGAAACTTAAGAGCAAAGATGTGGGATGAAAATGTACCATATATTTCTGATGCTGAATCAAATCCAACTAATATGAAGCTAAGAGAATATTTAAAGACTAAGGGAATCACATCAAAAGAAGCCTACATCAATAGAACAAAGTGGTCAACAGACCTTGAAAAAATAACCATTCAAAGGATGTATGAAGTTAGTCTTACAGGACTTTCTCACCAAAGACCTGACGGTAGTGATTGTGCTACAGCAGGGCTTCCAAGTGGTACAAGGACCTATGCTGAAATCCTTGCAAACAACTCTGATCCATATACACCTGAAAAAGCCTTCAATCAATGGGCTTACAGTAAGAGGGCAAATTATGGAGGCAAGAGTGAATATGATCTTCTGAAAGAATCAAACGGTGTTTACAACAACGGCAACGCCCACCTTCATATTATTCTTGACCCTGAATACGACCACATGGGTCTAAGCATAATTTATGCTGGTGACCTAAATTATGTAGGGGTTGAATTTGGCTACGCTGATAAGTCAGACTCAAATGCGACAGGTCTTGTTGGTGACTACACAATGTACTTTGGTCAAGCTAAGGAGGAAGAAAGCCCTAAAACAGATAAGAAACTTTCTAAAGAACAAAGAGAAAAATTAGAACAATCTATCAGCGAAAATAAGACACAAATATCAGCAGTAAAATTTTTGTTTGAAACAGCTCCAAAAAAGGTAGAGAAAGTCAAAGATAGACTTTTAGCACTGATGGATAAGTCAGAAAAATTAATTCAAAAAGCAGAAAAAATGTTACAACAATAAGTAATTACAATCCCCTAATCTTTTATGATTGGGGGATTTTCTAGTAAATTTTAAAAAATATAGTAAATTATAAGTAAAGAAAGAATAGGGGATATTATGGAAAAAATTATAGAATTATTACCTATTAATAATGTAACAAATATCAGCCCAATTGAAGGTGGGGATGTGAATGATTCCTACAAGCTTGAGGCTGATGGTGGATCTTATTTTATGAAGGTCCATAAAAACAAAGATGCTTCATTTTTTGAATGTGAAAAAGCCGGACTTAAGTTATTTGAAGAAAATGGAATTTTTGCGCCAAGAGCCCTCGCAAGTGGGGATATAGATGGGTCAGCATATTTACTCATGACCTACCATCACGAAGAAAGAGCTGGTAGCCAGGAAGACTTGGCTAAGGTTATTGCAGATATTCACAAGATAAAAAGTCCTGATGGGAAATTTGGTTTTCCTTATCCATTTATTGGTACAGCTTGTGATTTTGACAATGAATTTAAAGACACTTGGAAGGAAGTTTTTCTTTTCGAGAGAATGGACAAGCTAAGAGATATGCTTATAAAAACCAAACTTTGGGATGATAAGGATAGGATTAGGTACGAAGAAGTAAGGTTTGTCATAGAAAGAGAGCTTGATAAACATAAGTCAGAAGCGGTTTTACTCCACGGCGACCTATGGGCAGGAAACTTTATGTTTGATGAAGACGAAAGACCAATCGTATTTGACCCATCACCACTTTATGGTGATAGGGAATTTGATATTGGAGTTTCAACAGTTTTTGGCGGTTTTAGAAAGGCTTTCTATGAGGAATACAAGGACCTAATGCCACTTGATGAAGGCTATCAACAACGTCTTAATTTCTATAGACTCTATATTTTAATGAAATATATGTTAAGGTTTGGTCCAGTTTACGATTCATCTGTAAATGACCTAATGAAGATAATTACTAAGTAAAAAAGTGCTTCGGCACTTTTTTTATTGGAATTTTTTGCCTTTAGAAAAGCTCCTTACAGCAGTATAATGATACATAAGCTAGAAAAAGGAGGGGCCATGGATGATATTAAGGCTTTGATTGAAAATTTACTTAATGATATCAAAGATGTAGATAAAAAGAAAATTAAAAGAAAAATTAATACTGACCAAGTCAAAGCTTCTATCAACCTTGACCTAGGAGAGAAAAACGACGGCTATTACGTGTCAAAACTAAGGCTTACAGGTAATCTTTTGGATGTGCCAAGTCAGGTTAAGTCACAGAGCCTAAAGCTTTATATAAAGTTTGCAAGGCTTGGCGAAAAAGAAGTGAAAATTACAAAGTCTCCTTATTTTTATAACCAACTTTACGTCCTAGCCCGTGACTATGTTGAGGATTTTATAGATCCCTACCACGAAAAAAAATCGGCAAGGATCTATAGGAACATAAAAAGTCTTATAAATAGAGATTTAGAACCTCTTTTTGGTCCAGTTGCTGAAGATTTTTTAAAAAAATTTCCAAGCCTAAGCAAGGATGTAATTGATTTTTATAACCTAACCGCATCAGGGAAAGTGGCTGTATTTTGGGATATGGATGGGAAACTTCGTGATAGGTATGATTTTCAAAAAGATGAGGAAAGGGCCCTACTCCAATTAAGTCAAAGGAGAAATGTCCTTTGGGAAAATCCGATTTTGGCAGACCTAACTATAAATTTATTCCTTAAAAGTTTGAAAATAATTTTTACAAGGCCTGAAATTAATAGCGATATTTTAAAAACTTACGCCAGGCCCTATACACTTTCGAAAAATCTTTTGGATAGCCTATTTATAATGACAGAGGCTAATGTTAGGAATAAATTTTCCTTCTTAGCTGGGATTAAAACCCAAA
This genomic window from Anaerococcus murdochii contains:
- a CDS encoding rhodanese-like domain-containing protein, yielding MDIKAISGDDLLKLDPTYKIIDVRTEEEYKNGHIKNAINIPLDKILENDFDLGKDEKLIIHCRTNGRSKMAVKKLAALGYKNLSLAPGVELFDYKLIK
- the pcp gene encoding pyroglutamyl-peptidase I, which translates into the protein MKILITGFDAFGGEKINPASLILNKLGDEIDGHRLEKLFLPTKFVGSADILEKKIIKTRPDIIISLGQAGGRTDITAERVAINIADASIADNDGKMPIDEKIRWDGENAYFSTLPIKAIVENLRKEEIPASVSNSAGTYVCNFIMYNDLYFADKYKNISAGFIHVPYLPAQVLDKRGMGSMSLENMVKAVEIIIKTSIAYKGKEDLAKAEGRIC
- a CDS encoding alpha/beta fold hydrolase produces the protein MNKIIIILLILLIPQIYYLIKEIRYKSLDMTKKFFRRQTVKKDGFYEEAYLTNTDGFDSFVRILSCENPKAIVQLIHGVAEHSGNYLDFANFLNKNGYIVVIGDHRGHGKSISTTYPNGYMKRAEEIVDDEIMVAKYMKKEYPGLKYYMLGHSMGSMLARLFIRKNDDLIDKLILTGTVPTNPLSAFALFFFNIGCFYFGDKGESRLIDALVGAKGLEFISYDGENIEIKANDPLRIFKFKTGYSRVLVEINKKLGQKSTYKCKNKDLEIYNMVGEDDIITKGDKGIKSSLDFLKSIGYKNIQNKVYKNMKHEILNETDKKMVYEDILNFFEGK
- a CDS encoding CAP domain-containing protein, with translation MKKTKKVLALALLASLSANSLAFVNPQSENVAYASQKLDFGISTKNFESKAITLNLKQDEENKSQALAAIRNLRAKMWDENVPYISDAESNPTNMKLREYLKTKGITSKEAYINRTKWSTDLEKITIQRMYEVSLTGLSHQRPDGSDCATAGLPSGTRTYAEILANNSDPYTPEKAFNQWAYSKRANYGGKSEYDLLKESNGVYNNGNAHLHIILDPEYDHMGLSIIYAGDLNYVGVEFGYADKSDSNATGLVGDYTMYFGQAKEEESPKTDKKLSKEQREKLEQSISENKTQISAVKFLFETAPKKVEKVKDRLLALMDKSEKLIQKAEKMLQQ
- a CDS encoding fructosamine kinase family protein translates to MEKIIELLPINNVTNISPIEGGDVNDSYKLEADGGSYFMKVHKNKDASFFECEKAGLKLFEENGIFAPRALASGDIDGSAYLLMTYHHEERAGSQEDLAKVIADIHKIKSPDGKFGFPYPFIGTACDFDNEFKDTWKEVFLFERMDKLRDMLIKTKLWDDKDRIRYEEVRFVIERELDKHKSEAVLLHGDLWAGNFMFDEDERPIVFDPSPLYGDREFDIGVSTVFGGFRKAFYEEYKDLMPLDEGYQQRLNFYRLYILMKYMLRFGPVYDSSVNDLMKIITK